A genomic window from Exiguobacterium acetylicum DSM 20416 includes:
- a CDS encoding anaerobic ribonucleoside triphosphate reductase, whose translation MESLEALLTPPQDIEQENANIDGKTPLAKLQRIAGEAARQMMRRHLEADVLQALDDNILYIHDADYYVTGTTTCAQIPLGQLLSNGFQTTHGSIRPAQDIRSALALAAIIVQANQNMQHGGQAFATFDDDVAPFVEKTYQREWTKLNALVPHWKRRKRERRAWQETYEKTFQACEAFIHNTNSMHSRGGGQVPFLSVNYGTNTTQAGRLFQRALLTATERGLGRGETPIFPIQIFKVKQGINLSPTDPNYDLFQLATRVTGKRLFPNFAFLDAPFNCQEQPGGAEVAYMGCRTRVFEDRGDIPSVTGRGNLSFTSINLVRLALQSQTVDQMFEAVQETTRLACRQLIARYEFQASRTADEFPFLYQHVWKDGEMLKSTDQVGPVLKHGTLAVGFIGLAECLTVLTGNHHGYSELAHQIGIALIQAMRTVVDNYGEMTGLNFSLLATPAEGLSGKFTRRDASDFGEIKGVTNQPYYTNSFHIPVDAPVTIREKIQLEAPFHALCNGGHITYVETDGALAGNPQAIEDIVRLMAEAGIGYGSINHPVDRCLDCRTEQTIEDQCPVCGSRSIERIRRITGYLVGTLDRWNEAKRAEEQNRVKHDVTRSFPSS comes from the coding sequence ATGGAGAGCTTAGAAGCGTTACTCACACCACCGCAAGATATCGAACAAGAGAATGCAAACATTGATGGCAAAACACCGCTTGCGAAATTACAGCGGATTGCTGGGGAAGCAGCGCGGCAGATGATGCGACGACATCTCGAAGCAGATGTCTTGCAGGCGCTTGACGACAACATCTTGTATATCCACGACGCCGATTATTACGTGACCGGTACGACGACGTGTGCTCAGATTCCGCTCGGTCAGCTACTCTCGAACGGATTTCAGACGACACACGGTTCAATCCGACCAGCGCAAGACATCCGTTCTGCCCTCGCCCTTGCGGCAATCATCGTCCAAGCGAATCAAAACATGCAGCATGGCGGACAAGCCTTCGCGACCTTTGACGATGATGTAGCGCCATTCGTCGAAAAGACCTACCAACGCGAATGGACCAAACTAAACGCCCTTGTGCCGCATTGGAAGCGACGCAAGCGGGAGCGGCGCGCATGGCAGGAGACGTATGAAAAGACGTTTCAGGCGTGCGAAGCGTTCATCCATAATACGAATTCGATGCATTCACGCGGCGGTGGACAGGTGCCGTTTTTATCCGTCAATTATGGGACGAATACGACGCAGGCAGGGCGGCTCTTTCAGCGCGCCTTGCTGACAGCGACGGAACGAGGGTTAGGAAGAGGGGAGACGCCGATCTTTCCGATTCAAATCTTTAAAGTCAAACAAGGCATCAACCTGTCACCGACGGATCCGAACTACGATTTGTTTCAACTTGCCACCCGCGTGACAGGAAAACGATTGTTTCCGAACTTTGCGTTTCTTGATGCACCATTTAACTGTCAGGAGCAACCGGGGGGAGCAGAAGTCGCGTATATGGGATGCCGGACCCGTGTGTTTGAAGATCGTGGAGACATCCCGTCTGTCACAGGTCGAGGCAACTTATCGTTTACGAGCATCAATCTCGTCCGTTTGGCACTTCAGAGTCAAACCGTCGATCAAATGTTCGAAGCCGTCCAAGAGACGACAAGACTTGCATGCCGGCAACTCATCGCGCGTTATGAGTTCCAGGCAAGTCGAACGGCTGACGAGTTTCCATTTTTATATCAACATGTCTGGAAAGACGGTGAGATGCTGAAAAGTACGGATCAGGTGGGTCCGGTCCTCAAGCACGGGACGTTAGCAGTCGGCTTCATCGGTCTCGCGGAATGTTTGACCGTTTTGACGGGCAATCATCATGGGTATTCCGAACTGGCGCACCAGATTGGTATTGCCTTGATTCAAGCGATGCGAACGGTCGTCGACAACTATGGCGAGATGACGGGATTGAACTTCAGTTTACTGGCAACTCCAGCTGAAGGGTTATCAGGTAAGTTCACACGTCGTGATGCTAGTGACTTCGGTGAAATCAAAGGAGTGACCAATCAACCGTATTACACGAACTCCTTTCATATCCCTGTCGATGCGCCCGTGACGATCCGTGAAAAGATTCAACTCGAAGCACCGTTTCATGCATTATGTAATGGTGGACATATCACCTATGTCGAGACAGATGGTGCCCTTGCTGGAAATCCGCAAGCGATTGAAGACATCGTTCGTTTGATGGCGGAAGCTGGAATCGGCTATGGGTCAATCAATCATCCCGTCGATCGTTGTCTTGATTGTCGAACGGAGCAGACAATCGAGGATCAGTGTCCGGTTTGCGGAAGTAGATCGATCGAACGGATTCGACGCATCACAGGATATCTCGTCGGTACACTGGACCGTTGGAATGAGGCAAAACGGGCTGAAGAGCAGAATCGGGTGAAGCACGATGTTACGCGTTCTTTCCCTTCATCCTGA
- a CDS encoding 4Fe-4S single cluster domain-containing protein: MLRVLSLHPDSVVDGPGLRTVLFLAGCPHHCVGCHNPSSWDLAGGVDWTIKETVERIQAIGNRRLTLSGGEPMLQAAALVQLLEQLGPDYDVILYTGYVLEEILQRRRWHPLILRLDGLIDGPFILSKLDRTTRFRGSTNQRIYDRQQLQKRVLHKNKNSPVSSDRGESDYAYFCS, translated from the coding sequence ATGTTACGCGTTCTTTCCCTTCATCCTGATTCTGTCGTTGATGGACCCGGTTTGCGAACGGTCCTGTTTCTTGCCGGTTGTCCACACCATTGTGTCGGCTGTCATAATCCGTCCTCCTGGGATCTGGCAGGTGGAGTGGATTGGACGATTAAAGAAACAGTGGAACGGATTCAGGCGATCGGAAATCGTCGTTTAACATTATCCGGCGGCGAGCCGATGCTTCAAGCGGCAGCACTTGTGCAACTTCTCGAACAACTTGGACCAGATTATGACGTCATTTTATATACTGGCTATGTACTAGAGGAAATCTTACAGCGTCGACGGTGGCATCCACTAATACTGCGACTAGACGGACTCATCGATGGTCCGTTCATCCTGTCGAAACTCGACCGAACGACACGTTTTCGGGGCAGTACGAATCAACGAATTTATGATCGACAGCAACTGCAAAAAAGAGTGTTACACAAAAACAAAAACTCCCCCGTCTCATCAGACAGGGGAGAATCAGATTATGCATATTTTTGTTCTTGA
- a CDS encoding DHA2 family efflux MFS transporter permease subunit has translation MQSSKQSSRLYLILTVLMAGAFVAVLNSTLLNIALPSIMGSFGIQASTAQWLTTGYMLVNGIMIPTSAFLVQKFSTRQLFLTAMTLFSLGTIIAGQAHVFPLLLGARMMQASGSAIMMPLLMNVLLTGFPIEKRGQAMGIFGLVITFAPAIGPTLSGWILEHYEWRMLFHLVTPIALLVLFTGAFLLKKETVRSTLKLDLFSLVLSSFGFGGLLYGFSSAGSAGWGSWTVIGSLIIGVISLTSFIIRQFMLEEPMLEFGIFRYPMFALSQGISMVLNMSMFSAMILMPIYIQTIRGISPFHSGLLMLPGAIVMAIMSPITGRLFDRFGARILAIIGLSLTVLTTFSFSQLAADTSYAFLVIMYTLRFLGISMVMMPVMTNGLNHIPQHLTPHGTALNNTLSQVSGAIGSGLLVTIMTSRTKHHVPELASQPEAANPEWLQMQAMIEGINDTFFIATLLALAALILSFFIKKRRTTTLAVVESVDQEQKYA, from the coding sequence ATGCAATCAAGCAAGCAATCATCACGACTTTATTTAATTTTAACTGTCCTTATGGCAGGTGCGTTCGTTGCGGTCCTGAACTCAACGTTACTTAATATTGCCTTACCGTCGATCATGGGATCCTTCGGTATTCAGGCAAGCACCGCCCAGTGGTTGACGACGGGCTATATGCTCGTCAACGGAATCATGATTCCAACGTCGGCCTTCCTTGTCCAGAAGTTCTCGACACGTCAACTGTTCTTGACGGCGATGACGCTGTTCTCACTCGGTACAATCATCGCTGGACAAGCACACGTCTTCCCGCTTCTACTCGGTGCGCGGATGATGCAGGCATCTGGTTCTGCGATCATGATGCCACTATTAATGAACGTTCTTTTGACCGGTTTCCCGATCGAGAAACGCGGACAAGCAATGGGCATCTTCGGACTTGTCATCACGTTCGCCCCAGCCATCGGACCTACATTGTCCGGCTGGATTCTTGAACATTATGAATGGCGGATGTTGTTCCATCTCGTTACACCGATCGCATTACTCGTACTGTTCACGGGTGCCTTCTTATTGAAGAAAGAGACGGTTCGTAGCACACTCAAACTCGATTTATTTTCACTCGTTCTCTCAAGCTTTGGTTTCGGTGGTTTGCTGTATGGATTTAGTTCCGCTGGTTCTGCCGGATGGGGATCTTGGACGGTCATCGGATCATTGATCATCGGTGTGATTAGTCTGACTTCCTTTATTATACGTCAATTCATGCTCGAAGAACCGATGCTTGAGTTCGGGATTTTCCGTTATCCGATGTTCGCCTTATCGCAAGGAATTTCGATGGTCTTGAACATGTCGATGTTCTCCGCCATGATCTTGATGCCGATCTATATCCAGACGATTCGCGGTATCTCACCGTTTCACTCTGGTCTCTTGATGTTACCGGGTGCGATCGTCATGGCGATCATGTCACCAATCACAGGTCGTCTGTTCGACCGATTCGGTGCTCGGATCCTTGCGATCATCGGCTTATCACTGACGGTCTTAACGACGTTCTCGTTTAGTCAGCTAGCTGCGGATACGTCATACGCGTTCCTCGTCATCATGTATACGCTACGTTTCCTTGGAATCTCGATGGTCATGATGCCCGTCATGACGAACGGGTTGAACCATATTCCGCAACACTTGACGCCACACGGTACGGCATTGAACAATACGTTGTCACAAGTATCAGGTGCGATCGGTTCAGGTCTGCTCGTGACGATCATGACGTCGCGGACGAAACATCACGTTCCGGAACTTGCTTCACAACCTGAAGCCGCTAATCCGGAATGGTTGCAAATGCAGGCGATGATCGAAGGGATCAATGATACGTTCTTCATCGCGACGTTACTTGCACTCGCGGCATTGATCTTATCGTTCTTCATCAAAAAACGACGGACGACGACACTCGCAGTCGTCGAATCCGTCGATCAAGAACAAAAATATGCATAA
- a CDS encoding TetR/AcrR family transcriptional regulator — protein sequence MNSKKKQLLDAAYQLFVEKGYQSTSIQDILEHSNVSKGTFYNYFSSKNELFIDVFNTVFEKMRTARKEILVGRDVSDYETFIQQGNCYLELMQKYKLYTLFEEAIASNEKELKTFMENNRLLEIEWTFERLRDLFGQTKEPYLLDLAVIYTGMLQYAMYFFRQSEPNTQPERVVRYVFNRLTHLVEDVSRTEEQLIPPRFLSVWLDRPQDEVVIRKDLFEKTSAHMKRLITLSSISDESKEAHEEVLDFIYEELLERKKPKIHLLRRALETMDEDPVFAGQEIMATYKAMVDEIARVRTKTS from the coding sequence ATGAATTCAAAAAAGAAACAACTTCTAGATGCCGCCTATCAGCTATTCGTCGAAAAAGGTTATCAATCGACGTCCATCCAGGACATTCTTGAGCACAGTAACGTTTCCAAAGGAACGTTCTATAACTACTTCTCCTCTAAAAATGAATTATTCATCGATGTATTCAATACCGTCTTTGAAAAGATGCGGACAGCGCGCAAGGAAATTCTCGTCGGACGAGATGTCTCAGATTATGAGACGTTCATTCAACAAGGTAACTGTTACTTGGAACTGATGCAAAAATATAAATTGTATACGTTGTTCGAAGAGGCGATTGCTTCAAATGAAAAAGAACTGAAGACGTTCATGGAGAATAACCGTCTTCTCGAGATCGAATGGACGTTTGAACGATTACGTGATTTATTCGGTCAGACGAAAGAACCGTATCTTCTAGATTTAGCGGTCATTTATACAGGAATGTTGCAATATGCGATGTACTTCTTCCGACAATCCGAACCGAACACACAACCGGAACGTGTCGTCCGTTACGTATTCAATCGATTGACGCATCTCGTCGAAGACGTCAGTCGGACGGAAGAACAGTTGATTCCGCCGCGCTTCCTATCCGTTTGGCTCGATCGGCCACAAGATGAAGTCGTCATTCGGAAGGATTTGTTCGAGAAGACGAGTGCGCATATGAAACGCTTGATTACCCTGTCATCGATTTCCGATGAATCGAAGGAAGCCCATGAAGAGGTTCTTGATTTCATCTATGAAGAACTACTCGAACGGAAGAAACCAAAAATTCATCTTCTACGCCGGGCACTCGAGACGATGGACGAAGATCCGGTCTTTGCGGGTCAGGAAATCATGGCAACCTATAAGGCGATGGTCGATGAGATTGCCCGTGTGCGGACCAAAACTTCCTAA
- a CDS encoding SulP family inorganic anion transporter translates to MFTQWKKEWFLQPKADLLSGIVVALALVPEAIAFSLIAGVNPMVGLYASVIIAIVISIAGGRPGMISAATGAMALVVVQLVKDHGVDYLLAAGILAGILQTTFGFLGIAKLLRFIPRSVMVGFVNALAILIFSAQLPQFEGQNWIMYAMVAASLAIILLFPHVTKAIPAPLVAITIMTVLTVVFSLDTRVIGDMGQIEAALPSFFLPDVPFSLETLQIIFPYALSLAFVGLIESLLTARIVDEMTDTTSNKAMESRGQGIANIIAGMFGGMPGCAMIGQSVINVTSGGRGRLSTLTAGVFLMLLMFTMNDLLMTIPMGALVGVMFFVSYATFDWGSFKMLKTSPKSDSAVMLATVLVTVLTNDLSMGVLVGILLAALLFASKISRIQVERKEQTDRVRYTIRGPLFFASTTAFAEQFQLDADPSSVITLDFSACHLFDDSAIEAIENVVLKYERLGKKVELTGLNEESQALVDRLAQRIA, encoded by the coding sequence ATGTTTACTCAATGGAAAAAAGAGTGGTTCCTGCAACCAAAAGCGGATTTGCTGTCCGGAATCGTCGTCGCCTTAGCACTCGTTCCGGAAGCAATCGCGTTTTCGCTGATCGCTGGCGTTAATCCGATGGTCGGTTTATACGCTTCCGTCATCATTGCAATCGTCATCTCGATTGCCGGCGGTCGTCCCGGAATGATTTCAGCTGCGACCGGTGCGATGGCACTCGTCGTCGTCCAGCTCGTCAAGGACCATGGTGTCGATTATTTACTAGCTGCCGGTATCCTTGCCGGAATTCTACAAACCACGTTCGGATTTTTAGGAATTGCTAAGTTATTACGATTCATTCCTCGATCCGTCATGGTCGGATTCGTCAATGCGTTAGCGATTTTGATTTTCTCGGCACAACTGCCGCAGTTCGAAGGACAGAACTGGATCATGTACGCAATGGTTGCCGCATCACTCGCCATCATCTTGTTATTCCCACACGTGACGAAAGCAATCCCGGCACCACTCGTTGCGATCACGATAATGACAGTGTTGACGGTCGTCTTCTCACTCGATACACGAGTCATTGGAGACATGGGACAAATCGAAGCGGCGTTACCAAGCTTCTTCTTACCGGATGTTCCGTTCTCACTTGAGACGCTCCAAATCATCTTCCCGTATGCTTTGTCACTTGCATTCGTCGGTTTGATCGAATCGTTGCTGACGGCACGAATCGTCGACGAGATGACGGATACGACGTCGAACAAAGCAATGGAATCACGTGGACAAGGAATTGCGAACATCATCGCGGGTATGTTCGGTGGAATGCCGGGCTGTGCGATGATCGGTCAATCGGTCATCAATGTCACGTCGGGTGGGCGTGGGCGATTGTCGACATTGACAGCAGGTGTGTTCCTAATGCTGTTGATGTTTACGATGAATGATCTATTGATGACGATTCCAATGGGAGCACTCGTCGGTGTCATGTTCTTCGTCTCGTATGCGACGTTTGACTGGGGTTCATTCAAGATGCTCAAGACGTCACCAAAAAGTGATTCTGCGGTCATGCTCGCAACTGTTCTCGTCACTGTATTGACGAACGATTTATCAATGGGCGTTCTTGTCGGGATCTTGCTTGCGGCGTTATTATTCGCTTCAAAAATTTCGCGCATTCAAGTCGAGCGCAAGGAGCAAACAGATCGAGTCCGTTACACGATTCGTGGCCCGTTGTTCTTCGCGTCGACGACAGCATTTGCGGAACAATTCCAGCTCGACGCTGATCCATCGTCCGTCATCACGCTCGATTTCTCGGCGTGTCACTTGTTTGATGATTCCGCTATCGAAGCGATCGAAAACGTCGTCTTGAAATACGAACGTCTCGGCAAAAAAGTCGAACTCACTGGATTGAATGAAGAGTCGCAAGCGCTCGTCGATCGATTAGCGCAGCGAATCGCATAA
- a CDS encoding fumarylacetoacetate hydrolase family protein, whose product MKWFRFEHEGKVGIGVERDGSTYDVTAQVYTDSLFEVISREFDVDLDLDIAPLLKGDVRQLAPYVPARNVICVGKNYADHIKEMDTAGAGKFVLFTKAPTSIVGPFEPIERHADLTQQLDYEGELAIIIGTTGRDLTPENALDHVFGYSIVNDVTARDLQKEHVQFFRGKSLDGFCPFGPVIVSADSFDPRDVLVETRVNGQLRQSGSTALMLRDVVTILVEVSRGMTLEAGDIIATGTPAGVGHGMKPPVYLQTGDVVEVSIEGIGRLQNEVQ is encoded by the coding sequence ATGAAATGGTTTCGATTTGAGCATGAAGGAAAAGTAGGTATTGGGGTTGAACGGGATGGCTCTACATATGATGTGACGGCACAAGTCTATACGGATTCATTGTTTGAAGTGATTTCACGTGAGTTCGATGTTGACCTTGATCTAGATATCGCGCCACTACTTAAAGGGGATGTTCGTCAGCTCGCGCCGTATGTACCGGCACGAAACGTCATCTGTGTCGGCAAGAACTACGCCGATCACATCAAGGAGATGGATACGGCGGGAGCAGGGAAATTCGTCTTGTTCACGAAAGCACCGACATCGATCGTCGGTCCGTTCGAACCAATCGAACGGCATGCGGATTTGACGCAGCAACTGGATTATGAGGGGGAACTTGCCATCATCATCGGCACAACGGGGCGTGATTTGACACCAGAAAATGCACTTGATCATGTGTTCGGCTATAGTATCGTCAATGACGTGACAGCGCGGGATTTACAAAAAGAACACGTCCAGTTCTTCCGTGGTAAATCGCTTGATGGGTTCTGTCCGTTCGGACCGGTCATCGTCTCAGCGGACAGCTTTGATCCACGTGACGTCCTCGTCGAGACGCGCGTGAACGGGCAACTCCGACAGTCGGGATCAACCGCGTTGATGTTACGCGACGTCGTGACGATTTTAGTTGAAGTGTCGCGCGGAATGACGCTTGAAGCAGGGGACATCATTGCGACAGGAACTCCAGCTGGTGTGGGTCACGGCATGAAACCACCGGTCTACCTTCAGACAGGGGATGTCGTCGAGGTATCGATTGAAGGAATCGGTCGCCTGCAAAATGAAGTCCAGTGA
- a CDS encoding DeoR/GlpR family DNA-binding transcription regulator, translated as MLTKKRHQLILELLAREEVVKMQKIVEQTGASESTIRRDLSQLETAGHLRRVHGGATANHLQIEEPSYFEKSDKHVEEKERIARAAADLIEDGMYVYLDAGTTTLAIVPYLEEKAITVVTNSLPLANTLLYHRIPTFVVGGQLKHSTQALVGYNAREGMLIYHFDVAFLGMNGVHPTQGFTTPDPEEALVKKTAIELAKQSYVLVDETKLDAISFSRVASLQAATIITTTSSEQEAKYSQYTEVVNAK; from the coding sequence ATGTTAACGAAAAAACGCCATCAACTCATTCTCGAATTACTAGCTCGAGAAGAAGTCGTCAAGATGCAAAAAATCGTCGAGCAAACCGGTGCCAGTGAGTCTACGATTCGTCGGGATTTATCACAGCTTGAGACAGCAGGTCATCTGCGTCGGGTGCACGGGGGCGCGACAGCGAACCATTTGCAAATTGAGGAACCGAGTTACTTCGAAAAGAGTGACAAACATGTCGAAGAAAAGGAACGGATCGCACGAGCGGCCGCTGACCTGATCGAAGACGGGATGTATGTCTACCTCGATGCCGGAACGACGACGCTTGCCATCGTTCCGTATCTCGAAGAGAAGGCGATTACGGTCGTGACGAACAGTCTTCCTCTAGCGAACACGTTACTCTATCACCGTATCCCGACGTTCGTCGTCGGAGGTCAACTGAAGCATTCAACGCAAGCACTCGTCGGTTACAACGCACGTGAAGGAATGTTGATTTACCATTTTGATGTCGCGTTCCTTGGGATGAACGGTGTTCATCCGACACAAGGCTTCACGACACCAGATCCGGAAGAGGCACTCGTAAAGAAGACAGCGATCGAGTTAGCAAAACAATCGTATGTACTCGTCGATGAGACGAAACTGGATGCAATCAGCTTCAGTCGGGTGGCGTCCTTGCAAGCGGCGACGATCATCACGACGACATCCAGCGAGCAAGAAGCGAAATACAGTCAATACACAGAGGTGGTGAACGCGAAATGA
- the pfkB gene encoding 1-phosphofructokinase: MIYTLTLNPSIDYYVTLPVFEAGQVNRVEQAEKVAGGKGINVSLVLKNYEVETQALGFLGGSTGQFIRTELEKRGVLTDFTPIQDETRINVKIRADQESELNAVGPKIQPEELEHLLSRFKTMQAGDIVVFAGSIPSSLPHDLYRHIATILNERNVRFAVDTTKEAMLEVLPLGPFLIKPNHHELGEIFDVEITSKEMAVPYAQQLVERGAENVVISFAGDGALLVNRQGAYTANTPAGKLVNSVGAGDSLVAGFVASHALGKSPEEAFRYAVTTGSASAYSFGLCTKEDIDRLLEDVNVVELIQS; encoded by the coding sequence ATGATTTATACACTGACACTCAATCCATCCATCGACTATTATGTCACGTTACCGGTATTTGAGGCAGGACAAGTCAATCGTGTCGAACAGGCGGAAAAAGTGGCCGGAGGGAAAGGAATCAACGTCTCTCTCGTCCTAAAAAACTATGAGGTAGAAACACAAGCACTCGGATTCCTTGGAGGAAGTACCGGACAATTCATTCGGACGGAACTCGAGAAACGAGGCGTTTTAACCGACTTCACACCGATTCAAGATGAGACGCGGATCAATGTTAAGATTCGTGCTGATCAAGAATCTGAGTTGAATGCAGTGGGACCGAAGATTCAACCGGAAGAGCTAGAGCATTTATTATCCCGATTCAAGACGATGCAAGCCGGTGATATCGTCGTCTTCGCAGGCAGTATCCCAAGCAGTCTACCGCATGATCTCTATCGTCATATCGCGACGATCTTGAATGAACGGAACGTCCGCTTCGCAGTTGATACGACGAAGGAAGCGATGCTTGAAGTCTTACCGCTTGGTCCATTTTTAATCAAGCCGAATCACCATGAACTCGGTGAAATCTTTGACGTCGAGATTACGTCGAAGGAGATGGCGGTTCCTTACGCCCAACAACTCGTCGAGCGTGGTGCCGAGAACGTGGTCATCTCATTTGCAGGAGACGGAGCACTGCTCGTCAATCGTCAAGGTGCCTACACGGCAAACACACCGGCTGGGAAGCTTGTCAACTCCGTCGGTGCTGGGGACTCACTCGTCGCCGGATTCGTTGCCAGCCATGCGCTTGGCAAATCACCAGAAGAAGCATTCCGCTATGCGGTCACGACTGGTAGTGCGTCTGCTTATTCCTTCGGTCTTTGTACGAAGGAAGATATCGATCGTCTTCTCGAAGACGTCAATGTCGTTGAACTCATTCAATCCTAA
- a CDS encoding fructose-specific PTS transporter subunit EIIC: MKITDLLTRDTIQLDLQASSKAAVIDELVNVLDRAGKLNDRSAYKEAILAREAQSTTGLGEGIAIPHAKTAAVKTPAIAFGRSAGIDYEALDGQPSRLFFMIAAGENADNAHLETLSKLSVYLMDMNFRDTILAAKTKDEVIAAIEAKEREEEGPVDVSSDNVDQDAPYILAVTACPTGIAHTYMAADALRQKAEEMGVRIKVETNGSTGVKNGLTQQDINDATAIIVAADKAVEMDRFNGKHVVEVPVAQGIRKPQELINRAVKQDAPVYKASGSGESSKPARGGFYKHLMSGVSAMLPLVVAGGLLIAISFFWGINSANPDDPSYNEFAAQLMTIGKAAFALLIPILAGFIAMSIADKPGLAPGLIAGFLASNGNAGFLGGLIAGFLAGYVVLLLVKVFKGLPAALEGIKPVLLYPLFGSFITGIIMLLVVNEPIAQFMKWLTDSMNDLSGGNAILLGMLVAAMMAIDMGGPINKTAYVFGTAALTAGNTEVMAAVMAGGMVPPLIVAFSSTLFARKKFTPQEREAGIAAYAMGASFVTEGAIPFAAADPLRVIPSSVIGSAIAGALTIVFGVLLPAPHGGIFVFPLLDGPSGTVMAIVGYAGAILIGSLVGAAILSFLKKPLVDQSVAKAEMTEGTGTKAS; encoded by the coding sequence ATGAAAATTACAGATCTCTTGACACGTGATACGATTCAGCTCGATTTACAAGCGTCATCTAAAGCCGCTGTCATTGACGAACTCGTCAACGTCCTCGATCGGGCAGGAAAACTGAACGATCGCTCGGCATATAAAGAAGCGATTCTCGCACGGGAAGCGCAAAGTACGACAGGTTTAGGGGAAGGCATTGCCATCCCGCACGCAAAAACAGCAGCGGTCAAAACACCAGCAATCGCTTTCGGTCGCTCGGCAGGTATTGATTACGAAGCACTCGATGGTCAACCAAGTCGGTTGTTCTTCATGATTGCAGCAGGAGAGAACGCGGATAACGCGCACCTTGAAACACTCTCGAAACTATCTGTTTATCTGATGGACATGAACTTCCGTGATACGATTCTTGCAGCTAAAACGAAAGATGAAGTCATCGCGGCAATCGAAGCGAAAGAACGCGAAGAAGAAGGTCCAGTTGACGTCTCAAGCGACAACGTCGATCAAGATGCGCCTTATATCCTTGCTGTCACAGCTTGTCCGACAGGGATTGCACATACGTATATGGCAGCTGATGCTCTGCGTCAAAAAGCGGAAGAGATGGGTGTCCGTATTAAAGTTGAAACAAACGGATCGACTGGTGTCAAAAACGGTTTGACACAACAAGACATCAACGATGCGACAGCAATCATCGTCGCAGCGGATAAAGCGGTTGAGATGGATCGCTTCAACGGGAAACACGTCGTCGAAGTACCAGTTGCGCAAGGGATTCGTAAACCACAAGAATTGATCAACCGTGCTGTCAAACAAGACGCACCTGTCTATAAGGCAAGCGGCTCGGGTGAGAGCTCGAAACCAGCCCGCGGTGGCTTCTATAAACACTTGATGAGCGGTGTATCGGCAATGTTGCCACTCGTCGTTGCTGGTGGTCTCTTGATCGCGATCAGTTTCTTCTGGGGAATCAACTCCGCGAACCCGGATGATCCATCATACAATGAATTCGCTGCTCAGTTAATGACAATCGGGAAAGCGGCATTCGCTCTCTTGATTCCAATCCTTGCTGGATTTATCGCGATGTCGATCGCCGATAAACCGGGTCTTGCTCCTGGTCTGATCGCTGGTTTCCTTGCAAGTAACGGTAACGCTGGTTTCCTCGGTGGATTGATTGCCGGTTTCCTTGCAGGTTACGTCGTTCTTCTGCTCGTTAAAGTCTTCAAAGGTCTCCCGGCAGCACTTGAAGGAATCAAACCGGTCTTGCTCTATCCACTGTTTGGTTCGTTCATCACAGGGATAATCATGTTGCTCGTCGTCAATGAACCAATCGCGCAATTCATGAAATGGCTCACCGATTCAATGAACGATCTCAGTGGTGGGAACGCAATTCTTCTCGGTATGCTCGTCGCAGCTATGATGGCAATCGACATGGGCGGTCCGATCAACAAAACAGCATACGTTTTCGGTACAGCTGCTCTTACAGCAGGTAACACGGAAGTCATGGCAGCCGTCATGGCGGGTGGGATGGTTCCACCACTCATCGTTGCTTTCTCATCGACATTGTTCGCACGTAAGAAATTCACACCGCAAGAGCGGGAAGCGGGTATCGCTGCTTACGCAATGGGTGCATCGTTCGTCACAGAAGGTGCGATTCCATTTGCTGCTGCCGATCCACTCCGCGTCATTCCATCAAGCGTTATCGGTTCAGCGATCGCTGGTGCGTTGACAATCGTCTTCGGCGTCTTGCTCCCAGCGCCACACGGCGGTATCTTCGTCTTCCCGTTACTTGATGGTCCATCAGGTACGGTCATGGCAATCGTCGGTTACGCGGGTGCAATCCTCATCGGTTCACTCGTCGGTGCGGCAATCCTCTCCTTCCTCAAAAAACCGCTTGTTGACCAATCGGTCGCGAAAGCGGAAATGACAGAAGGAACAGGTACAAAAGCATCATAA